One Caldivirga sp. genomic window, GAGTACGTTAACTTAACCCAATCATACCCACCACCATTAGGTTGAAGCAGGTCACTTATCCTGGCTGGTAAGGTTAAGTTAGGATTACGCAAATTATAGACCGGATACCCATCCCAAGGCTTATAGCCAACAATAACTACCTCTGGGTAAGCCCAGTCAACACCCTTATCGTAAACATTAGTAAAATTACCGTAGTAACATAATGAGCCGGTTAATGGGTTAAAGGCTAAGTATGAAATTCCGTTAAATGCCCCCATATCATACAGGTTATTTTCAATCCTATACTGCATGCCACTTGATGTGGTTACAAACTTAGACAAGTAAGCCTGAGATGCACTAGTTGATACTAGTGTAATGTTGAATTGACTTGAATGGCATAAGTTAATTAACCCAGTCATATTAATTGGTAACTCTTGAATCTGCCTCATAGGTGGCTTATGCTTTAAAAGCAAGACACCTAATACTACTAATATAGCTACTATTACCACTGCCGTTATCACAATTAACTTAGTGTTCATAGGGTTTAAGATATAATTCAGGACTTATATGCATTACTATCATTCTGAGCTCAACTAAATATAATAAGACAAACACTAATATGCGTATCTTACAGTATCAAACTTGTTCGAGTAAAATTAATAAAGCTGAGTATAAGTACACAAGCCCATGCCGAAATCGGGTTTGGTAGCCCTAATTAGTAAGGGGAATTTAATGTGGGTGTTAAGAACCATAGGGCTTCTTGTTGCTCAATTAATCACCGCGATATCAATAGCCTTCTTCATAATTCATTCAATGCCAGGCAATCCATTTGAAATAACATTATCAAACTTACTAAGGAGTGGTGTACCATATCAACAGGCTGTTTACCTAGCTGAAATAATGACTGGCTATAACCCTAATGTAAATATCGTAGTTAGTTATTTCCAATACTTATGGAATATACTTCATGGTAATCTCGGATATTCAATGATATATAAATCACCATCAATAGTATTAATAGCCGCAGCAGCACCATGGACAATTCTAATAGTTGTTGTCTCATTGACGCTTGCGTTCGTCTTTGGTTATTTACTGGGGCTCATAAGTGCATCAAAGAGGGGTAAACTTGATGTTGCTATTAATGTTACGTCAGTCGTCTTCAATTCAATACCATCATACATGCTAGCTCTCATACTTCTAATAGTTTTCGGAGTATATATTAGGGTTCTCCCAGTTGCTGGACTATACGATAGGGGGTTAACACCTGGCTTAAATTTACCATTTATACTCAGTCTATTGAAGCATTTAACGTTGCCAATCTTAACTTACTTCTTAATACTATTCCCAGGCTGGGCCTTTGGAACAAGAAATCTAGCACTGAATATAACTAAGGAGGATTACGTCCTAACGGCTAGGGCTAGAGGACTCCCTGAAAGACGAGTATTAACTTCATACATTGGTAAG contains:
- a CDS encoding ABC transporter permease, producing MPKSGLVALISKGNLMWVLRTIGLLVAQLITAISIAFFIIHSMPGNPFEITLSNLLRSGVPYQQAVYLAEIMTGYNPNVNIVVSYFQYLWNILHGNLGYSMIYKSPSIVLIAAAAPWTILIVVVSLTLAFVFGYLLGLISASKRGKLDVAINVTSVVFNSIPSYMLALILLIVFGVYIRVLPVAGLYDRGLTPGLNLPFILSLLKHLTLPILTYFLILFPGWAFGTRNLALNITKEDYVLTARARGLPERRVLTSYIGKNVLLPQLTALLFSYGLLFGNSIFIESMFAIPGLGYLLYSAAGARDYVLTVSTFLIIIIAVILGNFIADVTYG